The DNA region AGTCCGGTCATGCGATCCAGCTAGGGGGGCGCAGTGGGATGACGGCCGCGGCCGCGACGGCTCACGAAAAGAAGCTGATGGCCGAATGGTCCGCCCTCTCGAACTGGCGCGAGCAGGACGGCAGCCTGGCGGACGGTTATGCCCGGGTGGGGGGATTGGAACGCCGCTATTACAAGGACCCTGGGGTCCAGGTCGGGCAGCGCGCTCGCATCGTCAGTGACTACGGCGCGACCGACCCGGTGGAAGACTTCGCCGAGTTCACGCGCACCTTCTACAACGATCCAGCCAGTGCCATGGCGGTGTCTGCCGAGAAATTTCTCTATCTCAACGAGCTGATGGGGCAGCGCTATGCGCCGGGCGAGGTCAATGCCCTGGCGTCCGCCCTCGGCCTGGGGGCACAGGGCCTGCAGACGGCGCTGCTGGCCCTGCGTGGGCGACTGAAAGCCGCCTGAATTCCGATCGCGACGCTTACGGGAGCCCGGCCGGCATCTCCCGCCCTGCTCCCCCAGCCGCGGGGCGCTGGCGGTGACATCCTTCGCCCAGCGGGTGTCCGCCTCGTTTTTTCAGATCGGCGCCCAGTTTGTCCCCTCGTCGCGCTCATTGGTTGGGAGCGGGGCCCAGCCAGTCGGCCTGGGAGCGTCGCGCGGCCTCGCGAACATCCTCGGGCGTGAAGCGGCTCGTCTGGATGAAGTCCAGTCCCTGGGCGATCCAGATGGCAAGGCCGCGATCCGTCAGCCGGTAAAACACGTGGCGGCCTTCCTGGCGTTCGGCCACCAGCCTTTGTGCCCGCAAAATGGCCAGCTGACGTGAGGTCTTGGCGTGACTGACCCCCAGGATGGTCTGGAGACTCGCCACATCCAGTTCGCCCTGACGCAATTCCTCAACTATCTGCAACCGTTCGGGGTGGGATAGCACGCCGAACAGCTCCGCCAGTTCCCGAGCAGCGATCTTGCGATGGGGCATGACACACGCGCCTCCTTATATATATGTATGCGAGTATTCGTCGTGAAGTCAATCCACCAGCCGTTTTATACCCCTTGACAGGGGCCGTTTTTTTGATACCATTCTCCATATATATAGATAAATATATATATGGAGAATGGCATACATGGAGAGGCAGATGAAAGAGAAGTCCTTCGTCCGTTTCAGCCAATTGTTGCGGGTCCTGTCTCATCCCGTGCGTTTGCGGATCATCGAGTTGTTGCTCGACTCGGAGTACGACGTCGGCACCCTCGGGCACACCCTCGGTCTCGACGGCTCGGCCGTCAGTCAGCACCTGGCCTTGCTGCGTGCCCATCGACTGGTCGATCTGCGTCGCGCGGGGCAGCGTTCTTTTTATCGTCTCAGTTCCGCTGGGCTGGGGCGCTGGCTGCTGGCCGGTAGCTGCTTGGCAGGCGGCGAGCCGCTATTGCTGGAAAGTTAGTGGAGGAACCCCTCATGCACGCCTGGTTCGAGCCCGCGCTCGCCGATAACGTTTCTCGTCCGTGCCTCTTCATCGGCTGTTCGGATGCGCCACCGGCCCTGCCGGGCGAGCCGGCCTCAGGCTGGTCTGGTCTGATTCGCATCGTGAGCCACGGCAATGTGGTGCCGCCATACGAGGCCGCCCCCCAACCCATTGCCGCCTCGATCGCTCACGCGGTGACGCATCGCGGGGTTCGGGATGTGGTGGTGTGTGGTCACTCGCGCTGTCAGGCCCTGCGAAGCCTGCTGCTGCCCGCCGAGCTGGCACCCAGCGAAGCTCAGCGCAGGTGGTCGGCTCATGCCGCGAGCACCCGCGCCCTGCTGCGCCGTCATTACTTGCACCTCTCAGGCGAAGCCTTGTGGGAGGTGGCCCTGCAGGAACACGTGCTGGTTCAGATCGAGCACCTGTTGACCCATCCGCGCCTGCGTGAGGCCGTCGACAAGGCCCAGGTGCGCCTGCACGCCTGGCTTCACGATGAAGATGAGTCGCGAATCCTGGCCTTCGAACCCGGCAGTGGCCAGTTCGAAACGCTTGTCATCCCTCAGCCACAGCGCCTGTCCGAGCGCGGTGGCTTGCCCCGAGATTGAAGGAGGTCCCCCTCATGCAGACGCAACAAGCTTCCGATGCGCACGCCTCGTCGTGCCTGACCACGGTCGCTGTGATTCCCGGTGACGGCATCGGGCCGGAGATCACACGGGCCGTGGTGCGTGTGTTGGAGGCCGCTGGGGCGCCTTTGGCCTGGGAGTGGCACGAAGCCGGCCTGGGCAGCATCGAGCGGGCTGCCAACGGTCTGCCTGCCGAGACCCTCGCCGCCATTCAGCGGCACCGCGTGGCGCTCAAGGGACCCACGGCCACGCCCTCCGGTGCTGGGCACAAGAGCGTCAATGTGACGATTCGCAAAGCGCTGGACCTCTATGCCAACGTCCGACCGGTGCGCTCCCTGCCTGGCTTGAAGACCCGCTTTGACGACGTCGACCTGGTGATCGTGCGCGAAAACATCGAGGACACCTACGGCGGCATCGAGCATCGCCAGTCCCCCGAGGTGGTTCAGTGCCTCAAGGTCATCACCCGGCCTGGCTCCCTGGCGGTGGCGCGCTATGCCTTCGAGCTGGCACGCACGTGGGGGCGGCGGCGCGTCACGTGCGTGCACAAGGCCAACATCCACAAGCTGTCGGATGGCCTGTTCCTCAGCTGCTTCCAGGAAGTGGCGGCCGAATACCCGGACATCAAGGCGGACGATATTCTGGTGGACAATGCTTGCATGCAACTGGTGACCCAGCCTGAGCGCTTCGACGTGCTGGTGACGCCGAACCTCTACGGGGACATCATCTCCGACCTTGCGGCTGGCCTGGTGGGCGGCCTGGGGGTGGCCCCAGCCGGCAACATCGGCCGGGAGGTCGCCGTTTTCGAGGCGGTGCACGGCACGGCTCCGGATATTGCGGGCCTTGGCCTGGCCAACCCCACCGCCCTGTTGCTGTCGGCCGTCCAGATGCTGCGCTATCTGGGGCATCACGCGTGTGCGGCACGGGTCGAGGAAGGCCTTCGTCGCGTGCTGGCGGACGGCGTGCGGACCCGTGATCTGGGCGGAACTTGCGGAACCGAGGCCTTTGCGGATGCCATCGTGGCGGCGTTGCCCGTGGAGAGTCAGCTGGCCGTCCCACAACAGGCCAGTCGGGTGGTCGCCCAGGCCCCGGCGACGCCAGATGCGGCCTCCAGCTCAGTCTGGGAGGTGCGTGGCGTCGATGTCTTCGTCGAACATCGCGGCATTCCCCAGTTGCCGGCGCGCATCGGTCCGTTTGCGCTCGCGATGATCTCCAATCGTGGCACCAAGGTGTACCCTGGACCGGCCCCTGACATCATGCTGGTGGACTGGCACCGCTGTCGCTATGTGGCCGACTCTGCGGTTTCTGAAGATGATGTTGTGATGCTACTTAAACAGATTGGTCAGCACGTTTCGTGGATGCATGTGGAGAAGCTGCGCCATGCCGATGGCGTGGCCTGCTACAGCAAGGCCCAGGGGGAGTGACGATGTCTGCCACCTCAGAAAGCCCGGCGCGCGTCGCCGGGCCTTCAACCGGCTCGCCCTTTGCCGGACGGACGGCCGTCATGGCCACCCAACACGGCAAGGTTGACTTGCTCGCCCCGCTGTTGCAAGAGGCGCTGGGAATCACCCTGGTCCGAGCCGAGGGCGTGGACACGGATGACTTCGGGACCTTCACGGGGGAAGTCCCTCGACCAGGCGATCAGCGCGAGACGGCAATTGCCAAGGCAGAAGCCGCCTTGGCGCTGACGGGCGCTGACCTGGCACTGGCCAGCGAGGGCAGTTTCGGGCCGCATCCGATGGCCCCCTTCCTGGCGGCTAACCGCGAGCTGTTCGTCTTGCTGGATCGCAGGCTGGAGCTCACGATCGTGGCCAGCGCCTTCACCACGGCGACCAACTTTTCCCATGCCGTCATTTCGAACCCGGAGGCCGCCTGGGCCTTTGCTGAGCGCGTGGGTTTTCCCGAGCACGGCTTGATCGTGCGGGATGGTCCAGATCCTGCCACTGCCCGCGTGGTGGCCAAGGGCATCGTGACACCGGCCGCGCTGGATGAGGCATTGGCGCGCGCCCTGCCTCGTGGCATGGGGCGGTCGATGTTGCTCGAAACGGATATGCGGGCCCATCTCAACCCGACTCGTCAGAAAGCCATCCGCTTGGCTGCCCTTGATCTGGTGGCGCGGCTTCAGTCCATCTGTGACGCCTGCGGGACGCCTGGATTTGCGCTGCTGGAGGTCATCCCCGGCCTGCCTTGCGGCTGGTGTGGGCAGCCCACGCGTCTCCCCCTGGAGGAACTGGAGGGTTGCTTGCGCTGTGAACACACGCGGCGCAGACCCTATCCCAACGGTGAACGCACGGCTGACCCGGGGCGTTGCGACCTGTGCAACCCGTGAAGGGCGCAAGCGCTCACGAGGCAAGCGCCGTGCTATGCTGAACGCCGGAACTCTCCCCGCCTTCGCGCGGTCTAGCCAGGCCTAAATGAGTTCGCCATCACTCTCGACCATCCAGAGTCATGCCGACGCCGTGGGAGCTCCGCTCGATCCACTGATGGGGGCGGAAACGCCGCTGCAGCGTCTGTGGGCCCTGCTCCGGCTTCACCGGCGGGAGTTGCTCCTGATCCTGGCTTACGCGGTGGCGGCCGGCGTGCTTGGCCTGGCAGTGCCCCTGGCGGTGCAGGCGCTGGTCAATTCCATCGCGTTCACGAACCTGATGCAGCCTGTGCTGGTGCTCAGTGCGCTGCTGCTCGCTGCGTTGGGCCTGTTGGGAGTGATGCTGGCCGGCCAGGCGCTCACGGTGGAATTGCTGCAGCGGCGACTGTTCATCCATTCGGCGGCGGATCTGGCCTTGCGCCTGACCCGCGTGCGGCGTGAGGCTTTCGACCAGGCCCACGGGCCTGAATTGTTGAACCGCTTTTTCGCGGTTTTTGCGCTCCAGAAGGCCTTCAGTGAGTTGCTCCTGGATGGCCTCGCGGTGCTCTTGCAGACGCTCATCGGTCTGCTGCTGATGGCGGTCTACCACCCCCTGCTGCTTCAGTTCGGCTTGTTCGTGGTGGCTGGTCTCGCAGTGTTGCTGCGCTTCACGAGTCATCGGGCCACCCAGACGGCGCTGAAGGAATCCAAGGCCAAGTTCGACATGGCCGCGTGGCTGGAAGAACTCGCCGGTCATCCGGACCTGTTTCGCTCGGACGGGGCGGTGCGCCTTTCGA from Candidatus Sericytochromatia bacterium includes:
- a CDS encoding metalloregulator ArsR/SmtB family transcription factor encodes the protein MPHRKIAARELAELFGVLSHPERLQIVEELRQGELDVASLQTILGVSHAKTSRQLAILRAQRLVAERQEGRHVFYRLTDRGLAIWIAQGLDFIQTSRFTPEDVREAARRSQADWLGPAPNQ
- a CDS encoding NADP-dependent isocitrate dehydrogenase, with product MQTQQASDAHASSCLTTVAVIPGDGIGPEITRAVVRVLEAAGAPLAWEWHEAGLGSIERAANGLPAETLAAIQRHRVALKGPTATPSGAGHKSVNVTIRKALDLYANVRPVRSLPGLKTRFDDVDLVIVRENIEDTYGGIEHRQSPEVVQCLKVITRPGSLAVARYAFELARTWGRRRVTCVHKANIHKLSDGLFLSCFQEVAAEYPDIKADDILVDNACMQLVTQPERFDVLVTPNLYGDIISDLAAGLVGGLGVAPAGNIGREVAVFEAVHGTAPDIAGLGLANPTALLLSAVQMLRYLGHHACAARVEEGLRRVLADGVRTRDLGGTCGTEAFADAIVAALPVESQLAVPQQASRVVAQAPATPDAASSSVWEVRGVDVFVEHRGIPQLPARIGPFALAMISNRGTKVYPGPAPDIMLVDWHRCRYVADSAVSEDDVVMLLKQIGQHVSWMHVEKLRHADGVACYSKAQGE
- a CDS encoding metalloregulator ArsR/SmtB family transcription factor, with product MKEKSFVRFSQLLRVLSHPVRLRIIELLLDSEYDVGTLGHTLGLDGSAVSQHLALLRAHRLVDLRRAGQRSFYRLSSAGLGRWLLAGSCLAGGEPLLLES
- a CDS encoding carbonic anhydrase; translation: MHAWFEPALADNVSRPCLFIGCSDAPPALPGEPASGWSGLIRIVSHGNVVPPYEAAPQPIAASIAHAVTHRGVRDVVVCGHSRCQALRSLLLPAELAPSEAQRRWSAHAASTRALLRRHYLHLSGEALWEVALQEHVLVQIEHLLTHPRLREAVDKAQVRLHAWLHDEDESRILAFEPGSGQFETLVIPQPQRLSERGGLPRD
- a CDS encoding DUF6671 family protein; the protein is MSATSESPARVAGPSTGSPFAGRTAVMATQHGKVDLLAPLLQEALGITLVRAEGVDTDDFGTFTGEVPRPGDQRETAIAKAEAALALTGADLALASEGSFGPHPMAPFLAANRELFVLLDRRLELTIVASAFTTATNFSHAVISNPEAAWAFAERVGFPEHGLIVRDGPDPATARVVAKGIVTPAALDEALARALPRGMGRSMLLETDMRAHLNPTRQKAIRLAALDLVARLQSICDACGTPGFALLEVIPGLPCGWCGQPTRLPLEELEGCLRCEHTRRRPYPNGERTADPGRCDLCNP